The genomic DNA AACCTTCTTGTAGTCGCCTCACGGTAACCCGGACATGGGACTGTTCGACCGGCTTCGCGGCGGGGACGGGCCGCGGGTCGCTTTCTTCGGCATCGACGGCGTACCGTATTCGCTGGTCGCCGACAACGAGGAGACGTTCGAAAACCTCACCGCTATCGCTGAAAACGGCGGCGGCGGAGCCATCGACTCCATCGTCCCGCCGGAGTCGAGCGCTTGCTGGCCGGCGCTGACGACCGGCGTCAACCCCGGCGAGACGGGTGTGTACGGCTTTCAGGACCGTGAGGTCGACAGCTACGACACCTACGTACCGATGGGACAGGACGTACAGGCAAAGCGGCTGTGGACCCGCGTCAACGACACCGGGCGCGAGGCAACCGTGCTAAACGTTCCCGTGACCTTCCCGCCGAACAGGGATATCCAGCGGAACGCCAGCGGCTTTCTGTCGCCCGGGCTGAAGAAGGCCGCCTATCCGGACGAACTCCGAGAGACGCTTGAGGACCTCGATTACAAGATTGACGTTAACGCGAAACTCGGACACAAGGAGGACAAATCGGCGTTCATCGAGGACGCACACCGAACGCTCGACGCCCGGTTCGAGGCGTTCAAACACTACATCGAGCAGGACGATTGGCACCTCTTTTTCGGCGTCTTCATGACCACCGACCGGGTCAACCACTTCCTCTATAAGGACTACGTGACCGACGGCGAATACAAAGAAGAGTTCCTCGAGTTCTACGCCAAGCTCGACCAGTACCTCGGCGAGCTACGGTCGCTACTGAGTGAGGAGACGACGATGGTCGTCGCCTCCGACCACGGGTTCATGCAGCTAGACCACGAGGTTAACTGCAACGTCTGGCTTGAGGAGAACGGCTGGCTCTCCTTTGACGACGACGACCACAACAGTCTCAGCGACATCGCCGACGACACCCGTGCCTACTCGCTCATCCCTGGGCGGTTCTATCTCAACCTCAAGGGTCGGGAGCCGAACGGGACGGTGCCGCAGGACGAATACGAGTCGGTCCGGTCGGAGTTGAAAGCCGACCTCGAAGCGATGGAGGGGCCGGACGGAAAGCCGGTCGCCGACCGCGTCGTGACGAAGGAGGACGCCTTCCGCGGCGACCACGACGATATCGCACCCGACCTAGTCGTCATCCCGAACACCGGCTTCGACCTGAAATCGACGTTCAAGGGCGGCGAGAAGGTCTTTACCACCGGGCCGCGGAACGGCATGCACAGCTTCGAGGACGCGTGTCTCTTCGTCGACGACAAGCAGGCGACTATCAAAAACGCCGACCTCTACGACATCACCCCGACGATACTGAAGCTTCTGGACATCGAGACCGACCGCAACGAGTTCGACGGCGCGTCGCTGGTGTAGACGCGACAGACGGACGGCCATTTATATAGTATTACGCAGCAGCCAGCCATGTGCCACCGCGAGACCACGACCGCGACGCCATCGAGCGGCGGCTGGAGGCGGTTGAGCGAGCCCTCGCCGAAGACGAACAGCCGGACCGGGTCGACCGCCTCGATGAGCTTGAAACCCGCGTCGCTGAACTCGAAGCGGCCGTGCGGGCGCTCAGGGGATACGTCGGCTCCGTCCGGGCGATAAACGACGACGTAGAGCGACGTGCCGACCGTGCCCTCCGAAAGGCCGAAGCCGTCGAACGGACCGTGGACCCGACGGAGCCGTCTGGGGATTCGGCTGCCGGCGAGGGGTCCGCCGAAGACGAAGCAGATGCCACCGAGCATGCTGCCGACGCTCCGACGGCCA from Natronomonas pharaonis DSM 2160 includes the following:
- a CDS encoding alkaline phosphatase family protein, encoding MGLFDRLRGGDGPRVAFFGIDGVPYSLVADNEETFENLTAIAENGGGGAIDSIVPPESSACWPALTTGVNPGETGVYGFQDREVDSYDTYVPMGQDVQAKRLWTRVNDTGREATVLNVPVTFPPNRDIQRNASGFLSPGLKKAAYPDELRETLEDLDYKIDVNAKLGHKEDKSAFIEDAHRTLDARFEAFKHYIEQDDWHLFFGVFMTTDRVNHFLYKDYVTDGEYKEEFLEFYAKLDQYLGELRSLLSEETTMVVASDHGFMQLDHEVNCNVWLEENGWLSFDDDDHNSLSDIADDTRAYSLIPGRFYLNLKGREPNGTVPQDEYESVRSELKADLEAMEGPDGKPVADRVVTKEDAFRGDHDDIAPDLVVIPNTGFDLKSTFKGGEKVFTTGPRNGMHSFEDACLFVDDKQATIKNADLYDITPTILKLLDIETDRNEFDGASLV
- a CDS encoding DUF7310 family coiled-coil domain-containing protein, whose protein sequence is MPPRDHDRDAIERRLEAVERALAEDEQPDRVDRLDELETRVAELEAAVRALRGYVGSVRAINDDVERRADRALRKAEAVERTVDPTEPSGDSAAGEGSAEDEADATEHAADAPTATGRLQRLRDHL